From the Propionispora hippei DSM 15287 genome, the window GCGTTTGCTGGAACTAAAGGACAAGGCCAAACAGGCTCCTCACAGCGATTTCAGTCAAATTGTTACCGACTGGGAGGCGGCTGCCGCCATTCAACTGGCCCCTGCCCAGCGGCAGGCTATCGAGGCGGCGCTGGAGCACGGCGTGCTGACGCTGACCGGCGGTCCGGGGACGGGGAAAACCACGGTTGTCAAGGGGATTTTGGCTGTTTTGGAGCAGGCCGGGTTTAAAATCCTGCTGGGGGCGCCAACCGGCAGGGCGGCCAAGCGGCTGGCGGAAACGACCGGACGGGAGGCTTCCACCGTGCACCGATTGTTGGAGGCGACCGGCGGCGCCGAGGGAGCAGCGTTGTTTGCCCGCGATGAGGACAATCCTTTGGATGCCGATGTGGTCATTATTGACGAGGTATCAATGATGGACATTGCGCTGATGGGGTATTTCCTAAGAGCAGTGCCTGACGGCTGCCGGGTTATTCTGGTCGGTGATGTTGACCAACTGCCGGCGGTAGGCCCCGGCTCGGTGTTGAAAGATATTCTGCGTTCCGGCAGTGTGCCGGTGGTCCGGCTGACTGAAGTGTTCCGGCAGGCTGGCGAAAGCATGATTGTGTTAAACGCTCACCGGATTAATAAGGGACAGCCGCCGGATGTGACGAGCAGTCTGGAGTTTCAGTTTATTGAAATGGCATCAAGTGAGTTAACGGCGCAGAAAATAGTCGATCTGTGCTGCCGGCAACTGCCGGAAGAAGGCTACGATGCGCTGCAGGAGGTGCAGGTTCTGGCACCTATGCACCGCCTGGACTGCGGCGTGGAAAATTTAAACAAGCTGTTGCAGCAGGCCCTGAACCCCCGGCAGGAGGGAAAAGAAGAAATTAACGGCTTGCATCAATCCATCCGGGAAGGTGACAAGGTGATGCAAACCCGCAATAACTATATCAAGGGTGTGTTTAACGGCGATATCGGCTATGTGGCGGCAGTGGAGGAGGGCCGGGTACGGGTGCGCTACCCGGAGCATGAGGTGGTGTATGAGCACGGCGAGGTGGACGAGCTTAAGCTGTCCTATGCGATGAGTGTGCATAAAAGTCAGGGCAGTGAATATCCGGTAGTGGTAATGCCGTTGGTGCCGGGGCATCATATCATGCTGCAGCGCAACCTCTTGTATACGGCGGTGACCCGGGCCAAGGAGCGGGTGGTGCTGCTGGGGACCAAGGCGGCGCTTCATACCGCACTGGCCAATGACCGGACTAAGAAACGTTACTCGCTGCTGGCCGAGCGCCTGCGGGGTGAGACCTTGTGCTGAAAAAGCTGTGGCTTGCCTGGCTGGATCTTGTCTATCCGCCGAAGTGTCCGGCCTGTCGTAGCTCTGTAGCCGAACAGGGAGCCTGGTGTACCCGCTGTCTCCATGTCATCAGCCGGCCGCCGCTGGAGGCGGCCATGCAGGTACGGCGGCTGCGGGCGCTCGATGACTGTCTGATATTATACGAATATGCCTATGGCCTTAAGCGGCTGTTGCACGATATGAAATTCCGCCGGGACGAGCGACAGGTGGCGGCACTGGTCTGGCTGCTGGACAGGGCTTTGGCCGGAAAAACACTGCCGGCTTATGAATGGGTAATTCCGGTGCCGCTTGCCGCCGGCCGGCTTAAAGAACGGGGCTATAACCAGACGGAGCGGATTTTCGAACCCTGGTGCCGGGAGGCCTTTCCCGGAGTCTGGCAGCCTGATTTGCTGGTGCGGCGGCGCGATACACAGCCCCAGTGGGAGCTGAGTCTGGGGGAGCGGCGGCGCAATGTAAAAGGCGCGTTTTCCGTAACGCGCCCTCAGGAGGTCAAAGACCGGCATATTTTATTGGTCGACGATATTTTCACCAGCGGCGCTACGATGGACGCCTGCGCCCAAGCGTTAAAACAAGCCGGCGCAGTTCGGGTGAGCGGTCTGGCCTTGGCCGGTGGCTAGCCCAAGGCGTCGATAAAGGCTCTGACCACTTCCGGATCAAGGGCCATGCCGGACAGACTCAACAGTTCCCGGACAGCCTCTTCCTTGGTCTTAGCCCAATTTTGCGTACAGGGATTGATGAACCGGTCGTAATGGTCGGCTACGGCAATAATCCGGGCGCCCAGGGGAATGTTAACCCCTTTCAGCCGTTTAGGGTAGCCTTTGCCGTCCCAGCGCTCATGGTGATAACGGATATAGGGGATGAGCTCCTGGCAGCAGGCGATGTTTTCCAGCATGTTGCTGCCCGCGTTACAGTGGTTTTTGTAAACGCTCAGTTCCCGCGTCGAGAGATAGGGCATTTTAGCCAGAATGGCACTGGGCACAGTGATCTGTCCCAGGTCGTGCAGCATAGCCGCGCAACGGATCCGCTCAATTTCTTCCCGGGGCAGGCGCATTTTTGCGGCAACGCTTACCGCATAGTTGGCCACCTGGTGGCTATGCAAATATAAGTTGGTGCTTTTCAGTTCGATCAGATGCATGAGATTGGTCATCATGGCGCCCAAAGTCTCTGTATTCGCGTAGATTTCAGGAGGGTGCATTAAGGTAAGCATATACACGACAAACTGCCTTTCCTCATAAAGTCAAATATAATGTAATTTAGCCAAAAAGTGATATAATCCTGCTTGTTTGAAAAAAAAACTGACGAATTGTGCAGACACTGTCAAAACAGACTGGTACAAGCAGGGAAAAACCATTATAATAAGAATACAGATTAGAGCGTGTTTTCAAACTATCCGAAACGCTCCCTGACGGCGCTTTTTGGGTCATACTTCGTTAAATTTTTTGAAATAGGGACCACTATTCCTGTGGAAATTTAACTTGTCTGGTGCAAAATCACTCGACATGGATTATTCAATTAGTTTGAAAGCACACACTGGCGGTTGCCAGAACGGGGAAGGGGTCGGTATTATGGGCTTGAAAAATTGTCCGGAATGCGGAAAAATATTTGTGGATAGTCCTGCCGGAATGTGTCCGGCTTGTGTGGAGCAGGAAGAGCGGGACGAAATAAAGATTGTTGATTTTTTGCGGGAATCGGGCAATGCCGCCTCGATCGAAGAAATTCATGAGTCCACAGGCGTAAAGGAAAGAACTATCCTGCACATGATGCGTAAGGGCCGGTTTATGGGCGATTTTGAAATTAGCTATGCCTGTGAGTCTTGTGGTGCTCCGATTGTGGAAGGCCGGGTATGCGCGGCCTGTAGTAAAAATATCATCAACCAGATGAAGCAGTCAGCGGAAAAGGAAGCGCAGAAATCGCTGGAATTTAAAAAAGCCGGTCGGATGTACAGCAATCTTGATAAAAAATAAAAAGAAAACCGTAATTAGGCGATACATGGAGAAAATAAGATATAATCTTATAAAACCGATGAAAATGAGAGATAAACGATTTTGGGCAGGGATTAATATCCTTGCTTTTTTTTTCGATACTTATATAGAGGAAAATCTGGTGCCTTGTGTTAGTCAAAGTAGTTTAAATGATCAAGGCATTGGAAAGTGCGAGGTGCGTTAGCGTGATTATTTCAGGAAAACAAGTACAAAGTATCGTAAAAGTTTACGGAGAACAAAACAAGCTGAATAAGGGAGTTAAGCAGGAAAAACCGGAGGCGGCCAAATCACAGGATGAAGTTATCCTTTCCGCTAATGCCCAGGAGTTTGGTCAGTATCTGTCAAGCCTGCAAAGCATGTCCGGCGTAAGGCAGGATAAGGTGAATGATCTGTCCGAACGGGTTCAATCCGGCACCTATAAAATGGATGCCCGGGCGGTTGCCGAAAAGATGCTGGGCTTTTAGCCAATAAATATTGTTAGGGAGAGAATAACGGTGGAAGAGTTATGCAATAAATTAACGGTGCTTCTGACCGATATGCTGCAAGTGTATACCAACATTCTGGCACTGGGCAAACGGAAAAAGGATGCCTTGGTAGCCGGTAAGGTTAATGAACTGGAGACAATCACCAAGGAAGAGGAGCAGCTCATTCTGCAGGCAGGCAAGCTGGAAAAGACGAGAACGGGCATTACCCAGGATATTCTTGCTAAAAGCGGACTGCAGACGGATAAGCTGACGCTAACCGAAATCAAGGATTTAGCCGGTAGCGATATAGCGGAACAGTTATCCCGCCTGGGCGATGAGCTGGGTGCCGCGCTGCAGGAAATTAAAGCAACGAATGAGCTCAATACCAAGCTGATTCAGCGGGCTATGGCCTATGTGGATTATAACATAAATATTTTGACACAACACAGCACCGGTCCCGTCTATGCGGCGCAGGGCCAGGCCGGGAAAAGCGTGCAATCCCGGATGCTGGTTGATCAGAAGGCATAGAGGTGGTTATTTCATGAATTCTACTTTTGGCGGCTTGAATACAGTTATACGCGGTCTGGCGGCTCAGCAGGCCGGCTTGGATACGGTAGGTCACAACGTTTCCAATGCCAATACAACCGGCTATTCACGGCAGACGGTGAATCTGGTCACGACAACTCCGGATACCCTTTATTCCAATAACGGCACCATGCAAAAGGGCAGCGGGGTTAATGTGCAATCCATTACCCGGATCCGTGATTTTTTAATTGACAAGCAAATGTGGGAAGGCATTTCCACCCTGAATGCCGGCAAGTCGAAACAGGACTCGTTAAGCAAAGTGGAAACCATTCTGAACGATACATCAGACACCGGCGTACAGTCGGTAATGAATGATTTCTGGGATTCCTGGCAGACGCTGGCGACCAGCGCTTCCGACGATGGAACGCGGATGGCCGTGCGGGAACAGGGCGTGACTTTGGCTAATACCATTCAAACGGCAGCCAGCCAGTTGACTGATATGGTAAGCGATATTAACGATACAATTACGACAAAAGTAAAGAGCATCAATCAACTGACGTCGGAAATCAGCAGTCTTAACAAGCAGATTTTTGCCGTCGAGGCGGGAGGCACCGATAATGCCAACGATTTGCGTGACCGCCGGGACGCTTTGGTAGACGACCTGTCGGGGATGGTGGATGTCCGGGTCACTGAGGACAGTTCGGGCCGGTATATTATCCAGAGTGCCAGTACGACCCTGGTTAGCGCTACCGACTACACTGCATTGAAGACGGTATCCTCAAAGGATGCTGATTATGGTTATAGCCTTGTGAATGTTGCCGATGCGCAAACCGGACAGGTGCTTAACTTTACCAATGGCGAATTGAGCAGCATGATTGATATGCGGGATAATGCTTCGACCGGTATAAAAAGCTATCTTAACAATCTAAGCACCATGAGCCAGTTTTTGCTAACTGATTTTAATGCCGTGCATAAGACTGGCTATGGTACGAATAACAGTACCGGGAATAATTTCTTTGGCGATGCGTCAGCTGATTATAGTGACGCAACAGCTACGGCGTCTTATACTAAAGCCGACTGGATTGACAAACTGGCGGTGAATCAAGCTTTGTTTACGACAGACGGTTTGGCAAAGATTGCTGCCAAAACCTCGGCCAACGCAATTGCGGTGACGCAAAGCAATACCGGCGGCGGGGCAGCGAGTATTGCTTCAGCAACCGGTAACTATACAAATGGCGACACGGCTACGTCGGTAAAGGTAAATCTTACCGTTGCTGCCGGAGTTGTGACGAAAGTTTCCTATTCTACTTCGACCGATGGCGGAAAAACCTGGGGTACGTCGACCGATATAGCGGGCGCCGGTCCTTATACCATGACGATTAATGGTATTACCGTGAATTTGAACGTGGCGGCATCGGCTTCCAACCAAACCGGCGACCAGTACAATTTTACGTTGTCAAAGGGTAATGTGGCCAGCGGTGATAATGCGGTGAATTTAAGTAAACGGTTAAAAAACGACACCAGTGCGCTGTTGGGAAATAAAACGCTGGATGGTTACTATTCCACAGTGGTTACCTCACTGGGAGTTCAAAGTCAAAACGCAAAGCGGCTGACCACCAATCAGCAGACACTGGTGAACCAGACGACTAATTGGCGGGCTTCGGTTTCGGGAGTAAGTACCGATGAGGAACTGACGAATATGATCCGGTTCCAAAAAGGCTACAGTTCGGCGGCTAGGGTACTGACCGCGATGGACGAAATGCTTGATAAATTAATCAATGGTACCGGCACAGTCGGCAGATAAGGAGTGTGAAGTACTTTGCGGATAGCTACCAATATGATGAGTTATAATTTCCTGAACAGCCTTAATACATCTCTGGAGCAGCAAAATAAGCTACAGGAGCAATTGACCGACGGCAGAGCTATTCACCGTCCGTCCGATGATCCGGTAAAAGCTTCACGGGATCTTCGGTATCAGACTAATTTGGGTATTAACACACAATATACGCAAAATCTCCAGGATGCCCAATCCTGGATGAATACAACGGACGGCGCTATGACTGACTTGAGTTCGGTGATGATTAAACTCAAAGAATTGGTAGTCAGCGCCGATGATACCAAGCCGCAGGATGCGCTAAATACCATTGGTCATCAGGTTGACGAACTGATCAACCAGGTGGTGCAGCTAGGCAATACGCAACTGGGCGACCGCTATGTTTTTGGCGGAGAAAACGACACGACGCAACCCTTTGTGCGGACCACTATCCAAGATCCCCAGTCAGGATTAAGTAAAGAAGTGGTTGTTTACAACGGAGATGATACCAAATTATCCATGCCGATTAAGAATGGTGCAGCCGATCCTACTCAAGACAGTGTAAATCTGACGGGAGTAGATGTTTTCGGCCCGGCGGAAAATACTTTTGGCCGATCCACGTTATCCGTATTGAATCATTTGCTTGATATCAAAAATGAACTTACTAAAACCTCTACCATAAGCCAGACTAATTCAAACGGTGGGATTGGGACAGTTGGC encodes:
- the recD2 gene encoding SF1B family DNA helicase RecD2; this encodes MEKLEGIVETITFQSEDGSFSVLKLKPLEGRTTVAVVGAISSPLVGEQLELSGEWVEHARFGRQFKVGSCKRVAPTDVKGLERFLASGAIKGIGPAMAARLVKSFGLKVLEVIEFAPHRLVEVEGIGSKKAEMIRASFGEQSEMRELMLFLESHGVTGAYAAKIYAQYGSFSVEVLQDNPYRLAAEVDGIGFRTADQIARSLGVEKNHTDRLTAGIDFALLQTAQAGHCCVPEELLVQETAKLLLADSAEIAVHLSSLIKGGRLCTEDFHGMVLIYPQYLYYAEKRVAARLLELKDKAKQAPHSDFSQIVTDWEAAAAIQLAPAQRQAIEAALEHGVLTLTGGPGTGKTTVVKGILAVLEQAGFKILLGAPTGRAAKRLAETTGREASTVHRLLEATGGAEGAALFARDEDNPLDADVVIIDEVSMMDIALMGYFLRAVPDGCRVILVGDVDQLPAVGPGSVLKDILRSGSVPVVRLTEVFRQAGESMIVLNAHRINKGQPPDVTSSLEFQFIEMASSELTAQKIVDLCCRQLPEEGYDALQEVQVLAPMHRLDCGVENLNKLLQQALNPRQEGKEEINGLHQSIREGDKVMQTRNNYIKGVFNGDIGYVAAVEEGRVRVRYPEHEVVYEHGEVDELKLSYAMSVHKSQGSEYPVVVMPLVPGHHIMLQRNLLYTAVTRAKERVVLLGTKAALHTALANDRTKKRYSLLAERLRGETLC
- a CDS encoding ComF family protein, which encodes MLKKLWLAWLDLVYPPKCPACRSSVAEQGAWCTRCLHVISRPPLEAAMQVRRLRALDDCLILYEYAYGLKRLLHDMKFRRDERQVAALVWLLDRALAGKTLPAYEWVIPVPLAAGRLKERGYNQTERIFEPWCREAFPGVWQPDLLVRRRDTQPQWELSLGERRRNVKGAFSVTRPQEVKDRHILLVDDIFTSGATMDACAQALKQAGAVRVSGLALAGG
- a CDS encoding HD-GYP domain-containing protein, with translation MLTLMHPPEIYANTETLGAMMTNLMHLIELKSTNLYLHSHQVANYAVSVAAKMRLPREEIERIRCAAMLHDLGQITVPSAILAKMPYLSTRELSVYKNHCNAGSNMLENIACCQELIPYIRYHHERWDGKGYPKRLKGVNIPLGARIIAVADHYDRFINPCTQNWAKTKEEAVRELLSLSGMALDPEVVRAFIDALG
- a CDS encoding flagellar protein; protein product: MDYSISLKAHTGGCQNGEGVGIMGLKNCPECGKIFVDSPAGMCPACVEQEERDEIKIVDFLRESGNAASIEEIHESTGVKERTILHMMRKGRFMGDFEISYACESCGAPIVEGRVCAACSKNIINQMKQSAEKEAQKSLEFKKAGRMYSNLDKK
- the flgM gene encoding flagellar biosynthesis anti-sigma factor FlgM, which gives rise to MIISGKQVQSIVKVYGEQNKLNKGVKQEKPEAAKSQDEVILSANAQEFGQYLSSLQSMSGVRQDKVNDLSERVQSGTYKMDARAVAEKMLGF
- a CDS encoding flagellar protein FlgN, giving the protein MEELCNKLTVLLTDMLQVYTNILALGKRKKDALVAGKVNELETITKEEEQLILQAGKLEKTRTGITQDILAKSGLQTDKLTLTEIKDLAGSDIAEQLSRLGDELGAALQEIKATNELNTKLIQRAMAYVDYNINILTQHSTGPVYAAQGQAGKSVQSRMLVDQKA
- the flgK gene encoding flagellar hook-associated protein FlgK; the protein is MNSTFGGLNTVIRGLAAQQAGLDTVGHNVSNANTTGYSRQTVNLVTTTPDTLYSNNGTMQKGSGVNVQSITRIRDFLIDKQMWEGISTLNAGKSKQDSLSKVETILNDTSDTGVQSVMNDFWDSWQTLATSASDDGTRMAVREQGVTLANTIQTAASQLTDMVSDINDTITTKVKSINQLTSEISSLNKQIFAVEAGGTDNANDLRDRRDALVDDLSGMVDVRVTEDSSGRYIIQSASTTLVSATDYTALKTVSSKDADYGYSLVNVADAQTGQVLNFTNGELSSMIDMRDNASTGIKSYLNNLSTMSQFLLTDFNAVHKTGYGTNNSTGNNFFGDASADYSDATATASYTKADWIDKLAVNQALFTTDGLAKIAAKTSANAIAVTQSNTGGGAASIASATGNYTNGDTATSVKVNLTVAAGVVTKVSYSTSTDGGKTWGTSTDIAGAGPYTMTINGITVNLNVAASASNQTGDQYNFTLSKGNVASGDNAVNLSKRLKNDTSALLGNKTLDGYYSTVVTSLGVQSQNAKRLTTNQQTLVNQTTNWRASVSGVSTDEELTNMIRFQKGYSSAARVLTAMDEMLDKLINGTGTVGR